From the Aspergillus puulaauensis MK2 DNA, chromosome 1, nearly complete sequence genome, the window CTCGGCGCATACCTAGGAATGAAGATAGCAGATAGCTCATTCCTGTAGCCTTCGCGAGTCTCTTGCCTGCAGTGGCAGTCAGCAGCAACTTGGATAGAGAAATGTATTCCCATTTATAACCAGCAATTTACCCTCATTCCTTCCGCCTGAAGATCATCAGCCGTGACACTTCGTTGCCGTATCACAGATTATTGTGTACTGCGTTGTCCATTAGCATTGTTCTATCGCCACCAGGTAGCAGGTAATGCGTTAACTCGCCATGGGGATCAATTACTCGACAGCTCTCCCCCAGACAAAACCTCTCCCTTCCATGTCTGCTACTTCGCTATCAAGCACCGTTGTGCCTGTTAGCGCCTCTACTTCCAATATCTTCAGCTCGACTGTTCCCGCCATcaaagccaccaccagcacctccagcacAGCAGCGCCCTCGTCCACAGTAATTGAGACCCGTGGTAGCTCCGCGCTCGCTGCTGATATCCTGGTCATTGCCCGGGACTCCACCGAAGCGAACGTCGCATCTTCCGGTCTAAACGCATATGGCATCCCATTCACAACGCTGCTCGTCCCTCAGGAAGGCGTGCAGCTGCCAGACCTAGACTCTGCCGCTGGAGGCAAGTTTGCTGGAGTTGTGATTTCCGGAGAAGTCAGCTATGACTACGGCAACGGCACCTGGGCCAGTGCCTTGGCTCCCAGTCAATGGTACCAACTATACGCCTACCAACTTAAATACGGAGCCCGTCTGGTGGAGTACGATGTGAGTCCAGGAGAGAAATTCGGGACCAAGGCAGTGACAGGCGGCTGCTGCAAAGAGGGAATCGAACAGCTGGTTTCCTTCTCCGATACCAGCGACTTCCCTACTGCTGGACTTCGCACCGGGGCTGGGGTGAGCACGAAAGAGCTCTGGCACTATCCAGCAGAGATTGTGAACAGCACAACGACCAAGGCTATTGCCAAGTTCGCGAGCAACCAGGTTATCAAGAACGAGACAGCAGCGGCGGTGATCAACAACTTCAACGGGAGACAGCAAATGGCATTCTTCATATCGCTTGATCCGACATGGAATCCAACCTCTGCGTACCTGCAGCATGCATGGATTACGTGGATTACGCGTGGTCTGTACGCAGGATATCGCCGCGTGAATCTGAATACCCAGATCGACGACATGTTCCTCAGTACGAGGATCTATAAAAGCGAGCGCAACTTCCGTCTCACCCCGGCGGACCTCGACGGCATCACCAGCTGGCTTCCGGCTGTTCGGTCGAGATTGAACCCAGGCAGCACCTATTTCGTCGAGGTTGGTCACAACGGAAACGGCAATATCGAGGCAGCGAGTGGGCAACTTGGCTCTCATCGCTGCAGCGGTGGTCCAATCCAGATCACAGCCCCAGCTGCTACGCCGCCTGAGTTCAAAAAGCCGCTTGGGACTGCTTCGAACCTCTGGCCGGAAACGCCTAATTCGTTTAACTGGAGCGATGCCTGCATGGATGCTGACGAGCTGCTGCaatggtggaagaagaacctTAACGAATACGCCCATATCTCGCATACATTCACGCATCTGTCCCAGGATAATGTCTCCTATTCCGACGTCAGTAAGGAAATCACCTTCAACCAGGCCTGGCTGTCCCGAGTAGGCATCTCGTCTGCAACCCGGTATACGTCCAACGGCATCATCCCACCTGCCATCACAGGACTCCACAATGGCGACGCCCTGCAGGCCTGGAGCGACAACGGTATCACAAACTGTGTAGGCGATAACAGCCGCCCTGTTCTCCGCAACCAGCAGAATCCTATGTGGCCGTACTTCAGCAGCGTCAGTGCCGACGGGTTTAACGGAATGCAGGTGAACCCGCGGTGGGCCACGCGTATATACTTTGACTGCGATAGCCCAGAGTGTACATTCCAGCAGTGGGCTGATGTATTCTCAGGTACTGGGGACTTCAATAACCTCCTtgaagcggagaaggagTCTGCTATAGTCAATCTCCTCGGTCTCTACCACGACAGCTACATGTTCCACCAGGCAAACCTGCGTAATGCCAATTCTGCCTCTATCACCGTCGGTAGCTCTACCGGTCGATACTCGATCTTCCAGGCGTGGGTAGAGACTGTTGTCCAGGAGCTGAGCAGGCTTGTGACGTGGCCTATCGTGTCAACCACACATCAACAGGTAATAATTCCCTAATCAAGCGTTAGGAATATAGCTGATATAGATTTATCCACCCCAGATTTCCGATAGCTTCCTCCAACGCTACAGCCGCGACCAGTGTAAATATACCCTTACCTACGAAGTCTCAGGCGGCCACATTACCGGCATCACCGTCACAGCGAAGGACAACCAATGCAGCGCAGCGATCCCTGTCACCTCGCCAGTTGAATTGGACAGACATAACTTCGCCACTGAGCAGCTTGGTAGTGATCCCTTGACTGTCTGGGTCGAGCTCAAGGGTGATCCTGTCAGTCTTGCTCTTGCTTCTCCGATTCCACTGTAGGGGCCGTAGTGTATATGGACAGTGTTAGACCATAAAATAATGCATTCAAACACACTATCTGGTATAACAGTATCTGCTAATTCTACCTACCCATCTGGTCCATAACCAACTCCCCCAGCGCCGTAAGCGTAGTCGACTCGGCCAACAGCGTCAAGAAAGGAACATCCACCTTGAAGGCCTGATAGAACCAGGTCCGAAACTCCGCCGCCAGCATACTATCCATTCCAAACTTCGACAGCGCTCTGGCCGGATCGATCTTGTCGACCTGCTGCAGAACAAGATTAGAGAACCGCTGCACAATCATAGCAGTGACGGCTTCAATGTCCGACGGCATATCGGAGCCCCCATTTCCCTTGAGAGCTTGATCGGCATCGCTGTCTAGGACTGAGGCGAGAACTGCTGCTCGTGGGTCATTTAGGGTTGGAttgctgccgctgaagcCGGCTTTCTGTAGGCGCTTTAGTCCTAGGGGTTCGAGGCCGGTCAGGACATGGCATGAGGCCATGCGATCATAGTCGTACggcttcttgctgctccACGAAGACGCCAGCGAGATGTCTAtgatctgcagcagctcatcctcgTTAATCGCTTGGATGCCCTTGCGCAGGAGAAGGGCTTCAATCTCCGGGTTTTCATGCAGGTATCCAACCTCTGAGATCATGCCCAGTCCGATAGAGATCCCCGGGAGGCCCTTGCTCCGTAGGAAGCGGGCGAAGACGTCCAGGAAGTAATTCGCGGCGCAGTAGTTTCCCTCTGTTGCAGTGCCGACGCTGCCGGATACTGAACTGGTCATTaggaagaaatcgagatCTCCGGCCCGGTCTTCCAGTGCGTTGTACAGGTTCCAGGACCCGATGAGCTTTGGATCGATTCCCGTGTGCCAGTATTCCACCGGCATTCGTGTCCATAGTGCTTCCTGGGCATTGTTAGACATAATATGTAATAAGTTGATGGGTACTCGTACGTTCAGTCCCATTGCAGCTTGGATGATACCCCCAATTGGCCCTTTGGTTGCAGACACCGCTGCCTGGACATCGGCGTAGACTCCTACATCTCCTCTGACGACGACCACTTCTGCGCCGGACGACTGAAGGTCTTCCACGAGGAGCCTCGCCGGTTCTTTGTCGGTGCCACTGCggccgatgaagacgaaTTTCCTGGCGCCTTGCTTGGCCATCCACTTCGATATACTTCTACCGAGTCCGCCCAGACAGCCGACCATGAGATACGATTTGTCTGGGCTGAACGCTGAAGTGTATTTGCGAGACAGCGTCTAAACATGTAATAAGCATATGCAATGCACATTGCAAAGAACACACTTACCGGGACCAGGGACTCTCCATTCCGTAGAGAAATAGCTACCTTGCCCATTCGATTGCCCAGGCCAAAGTATCGGTAGGCCTGCGTTATCTCAGAGACGTCAAATACCTTCAAGGGCTGGATCGACTTGATCTTTCCTTCGCGGTACAGGGACATGGTTTCTGCCAGCAGACTATAACAGAGTTAGCACAAACATCCCACGGGCAGGGCGATACATACCTCGCAGCAACCCGATTAAGCCGGGGCTGGATCTCATCAGAAAGCTCGCTGAGATCGAACGCAGTAAAGGTAACATTGCGCTGGAACACCTCCATATCGAGGTTCCCAGCATCGACAATATCCTGCTTGCCCACCTCAACGAACCGTCCCCACGGAGCACACGCCCGCCAGCTATCATGCAACAGGTCCCCCGTCAGCGAATTCAGGACAACATCGACACCCCTCCCACCGGTAACAGCCAGTATATCACCCAGAAACGAAGAAGAGCGTGAATTGAAGATCCGCTCCCTTTTCACCCCGAACGTCTCGATTAGATACGCCCTCTTCTCATCCGTGCTGACAGTCGCGTAGATCTCAGCGCCGGCTAACTGCGCAATCTGGATAGCAGCAATGCCCAACCCTCCAGCGGCGGAGTGGATGAGCACGGACTCGCCGCTTTGGATATTTGCACGGTGACGAAGAGCATAAATCGCCGTCGAAAATACCAGAGGCAGAGTAGCCACGACATCCAAGTCCTCGGTGTCCAGTAGCTTCTGGCACGCCCACTCGGGGATCCGCTCGTGGGTGCTGAAATGACCGGGGCCCATGGCGACGATGCGATCGCCGACGGAGAGATGCTGAATACCTGAAGAAGCGACTTTGGTTACAATGCCGCTGCATTCGAGCTTGCAGGCGGCGTCTTGCGTGTTGACTTTCCCGGCGAGAGCGTAGAAGTCCTGCTGGAGTTAGCTGCATTTCATTTCTCTTGAACGAGTTCGTAAACAAAAGGAAAGGTATTGCCTACCTTTGCGTTTAGTCCGACGGATTTTACTTCAATCTCAACAGTCCCCGGTGCCAAAGGGGACTCATCCGTCGTTTCCTGTCGGAATGTAAGAGTATCAAATTGTCCAACACTGCCAATGCTAAGCTTTGCTGGTGAAGCATCCTTCAACGGAATGAGTCTGGGAATCtcatcctgcttctcccGGAAAGTTTGGTTCATGTTCTCCTCAGGCAGCATACGACTAATATGGAGGACACCATTCTTCAGGACATACTCGCAGTCAGGAACCGCAGAGTCGAGACTTTGGCGCAGCACCGCTGCAATACTCTTCAAAGTCTGCGGTGTTGGTAGAGTAATATCCAGATCTAGCATTGTAATGTGCAGGGATGGCTGCTCCAGCATCAAAGCTCTGGAAAGACCAGACATTAAGGCGAAGTCTGGTCGGGTGCCGTTGAGGGCGTCGCCTGCGGTCAGCCATAGCAGGTTAAGAGCATTGTCGGTGATGTGCTTTATGGAGACCATCTCTTCCGCTGTCAAGGATGCGAGAACAGGTCTGTTTAGCTCTATGGCTGAGATAACTAGCGTTTTTGGTGTGATTGTGCCTTCGGAGAGCTCGCCTAGGAGAGCCCGTCGGACAGGCCGGTTGAATATATGGGAGAGATACTGGGCCAGCGCAGTTCCAAGTGGGCTGTTATCTGCGTTTTCCACTATCAGGATGTCATCATGCGTGATTTCTGGCTTTTCCTTGTCATTGGGTGTTATTATCTCCAGGTTAAACCCTGTCTGAGTTGCGGTGCGAAGCGTTGTATATTCATCCAAGAGGTTCGATGGAGTCGACGCGATCCTCAAAATGGTACCATTTTCCTCCAATATCTGAGTCAACCGTGGAGACCATTCTGAGAAGTTATTCCCAACGATGACAAGGTCGAACTTATCCTTGTTGTTGAACTTGGTCAAATTATCCCCATCGTTGGCCGGTTTGGAGTGTACTGCCTTGAGGAACAACTCGCCATCGTCCGCGATATGGCTTTTGAAGTACGCTCTATACCGTTTGAATGCTGTGCCTTCGTGAAGAACATCCAAGAATCCCACAGTAAGCTCATCGCTGCCTGTCATGTCCAGGATCCGGAGTCTAGGGCTCTTGTGGGAAATGATATCGACAACGGCGGCCATCTGCGCTCCAGTCTGTTCGGACATGTCAGCCTGACTCGTTGTCTTTAGAATAAATGACTTACGCTTTCAAACGAAGATAGATACTGCGTTAACCCGTCACTGGTCATGGTCGTTACGTCGGGCTTCCACAGTACTCGAAGCATGGGCTCGCGCATCTCCTCATCAGACGCCTGGGCTGCTCCTTGATATCCGGTAACACGCACGTTCTCCAGGCTAACACATGGACGTTCATCACGATCATATAAACAAGCGTTGAGCATATAGGCCGAGAATCCTATCTTCTTTGCCGTGGCATCAATATGGTACGGTTCATGTGACGCACAGCTAGGAGCCCGAAAAGATGCCTCTTCAATGGACACCGGTACATGAGCACGGAGATCCTTGATCGTTCCTGATGTGCTGGCAATAATCCCAGCCTGCAGCATAACGTCAATCGTAATGGGGTGGACCAGATATCTCGACTGAGCCGCCTTGCCCGCCCCACCCCCCTGCAGAAGCTGTGTCTTTGACAGGGAGTATCGACCGACTTTTCCCCTCGGCGTCCGGATCTCTTCAAGTGCAGCGAATTGAGGTCCGTAGTTTAGTCCTACCTTGGTGAACTGTCCGTACCAGTTGCGGATTGCGAGGGCTTCGAACTCGGTCTTGGTCTCTGTCGGAATGATATCCGGTTTAACCAGGTCCTTTTCCTTGTCCTCTGTAATCCTGATCTTTCCGGTTGCATGGGCAGTGGACATCCCATCCTGGTAGCTCGTCACTTCGAACTCCCACCACGTCTTCGAACTCGTCGCCGCCGATAACGCCATACGCTTGAGGGTAGTGAAGATCTCCACGCCGGCAGCATTCGAGTCGGTAGATAGGACCAAAGCCTTAAGGATCCGGAACTGCCTAAGTCCAACTCCCAGTGCTGCATCAGAGACATTCCGACCACTGACTTGGCAGATCGCTTCAATGCCCATAGCGATATATCCGGCGCCTGGGAAGACAACAGTTTCATTGAGCTTGTGATCAACTAGCCACGGTACGTCTTCGACCTTCAGGAAGTTCCTCCAGATCGTCTGGACCCCGTCGCCACCTGGTCTCTGCGACCCGAGCAGATCGTGGTGGGGATGCTTGCGCTGCCGGAACTCGGTGCTTGCGCGGCACTCGCTCCATAGGAGTGTGTCGTAGCTCCATGCGTAGGGAGGGAGGTTTGGAATGACGTTTCCTTGCTGGTGAGATGGGTATTTCGAATCATGGACAGCCAAGGCAGTGATTGGGCTTTCGACGTAGTTGACTTGGGCGAAGTCAATGGAGTggccgtggaggaagaggtctcCAACTAGGTTCAGCAAGCACGTAAGGCCGTTTTTGTTTCTGGTGAGGGCGGCGGAGTAGTTAAAAGACCCCGGTTTAATGCCTCGAGTTGACATTGTCTGCTTGATTGGGAGCTCTAGAGCCGAGTGTGGTCCGAGTTCAATCAAGTGGTACTTGGATCCATGCATGAGACCTTCCACTGCTTCGCTGAATAGCACGGGCGATTCCAGATTAGTTCTCCAGTATGACGGCTGGACCTTTCCAGTGACGGCCTGGCCAGTGACAGATGAAATCCATCGAGTCTTCCGGTATTTCTGGAGATAGTGCGTAGGCAGGTTGTCGCGCAGGAGCTCCTCATAGTCCTCCCCAATCAAGGCCATATGGTGGGAGTGGTACGCACGGTCGTTTGTGTTCAGCTTCCGTGCAAACACCCCTTTGCTCTGTAGGTAGGCGAGGATCTTATCGATTCCCTCGATATCGCCGCTGATGGTCACATTCTCGGGGGAGTTGACGCAGGCAACCCTAATAGACTCCGTAAGACCAAGGGCTTCAATACCTCTGTCCGCGGTGTCTCTATCTACACCTGCCGCAACCATTCCTCCTTTCCGATGAGCCAGAGCTGAACTATGGCCAACGACATAGCCCCGGTAGTACGCAACGATGATCGCCTCGGCTGCCGTCAAGACTCCAGCGGCATATGCAGCGGCAATCTCACCAGACGAATGTCCAATGACTCCTTCAGCCTCAATGCCCCATTTTCGAAGCAGGTCGACAAAGGCAATCTGGATTGCAGTACACAATGGCTGGGACCGAGTGACGTGGTTGATCTGGGACGTCTCCTTGGGGTCTAACAGGGCCTGTCGTAGAGACCATGACGGAGCATGAGGAAGCTTCTGCAGGACGTTATCCAGCTCAACGAGACTTTTTCGGAAGGACGGAATTTCCTGGATAAGCTCCTTGCCCATTTGGGCCCATTGAGCGCCCTGTCCTGTGAATACAAAGGCAAACGGCAGCTTGGTGGACGGCTTTTGTTCGCCAGTGGTGAAATCCTCCAGGCTCATGGTACTCAAACCAGCCTGCCCTATAAGGGCGTAACCCCTGCAAGGAAGCTTTGACCGGCGCGTGCCCAGGGTGTACGCTAGATCGACAGCATTAACATGTTCAGCATCAAGCAACGACAAGCTGCGTATTTGGCCCTCGAGCGAGCTCCACGAGTTTGCAGAAACCGGAAGGATGAAGGTGGACTTCATCTCCGACAGCGCCATCGAAGAAAGCCCTAACCGTTCAGGAGCAAAACTGTCGACAGACTCCAGAATGAGGTGGCTGTTTGCGCCTCCATACCCAAAGGAATTCACACCAGCACGAACAACCGGCCTCGGGACCAGCAGATTAGGCCCTGTAATCGGCCAGTCCATCGAGTTAGTAACAATCTTCACTCGCCAGTCATCCGTTTTGATCTTCGGGTTCAGCTTCTGCACCCCAATCGTGGGCGGAATGGTACCCttttccatggccatcagcACCTTGAAGACGCTCGAAAAGCCTGACGCTGCTTCCGAGTGTCCCAGATTTGTCTTCACAGAACCAACGTATAACGGACTATGCACAGGGCGCTTCTTAAAGACGCGAGACACAGCCTCTAGCTCAATAGGGTCTCCCACCGCAGTCCCGGTGCCGTGGCATTCCACGTAGTTCGTTTCATGGAACCTATGCTCCAGTCCAGCCTTCGCATACGCTTTTCTAATAACTGCCTCCTGTCCATCTGAACTCGGGAGTGTGATCCCGTTGGTCCTCCCATTAGCATTCACCGCTGAGCCACGAATGACTCCCCGGATCGGATCGTTGTCTTCGAGCGCCTTGCTCAGCTTCTTTAAATACAGCGCGCCGATTCCGTCAGCGCGGCCGTATCCATCCGCTGAGGTGTCGAAGGTGTGGCAGGTTGATGTGCCAGAAAGAACACCCGCCTTCATGGTCCCTAGATGCTGCTCTGGGGATTGAATCAGATTTGCCCCGGCTGCGATTGCGGCGTCGCATTCGCCGGCGTCGATAGCTGCGCACGCCATGTGGATTGCGTATAGGGATGACGAGCAGGCAGTATCTAGAACCACACTGCATCAGGTTAGAATACGTACTGGGATAGACAACTGAATAGATACACACCTTGGACCCGTCAGGTTAAATACATGACTGATTCTATTGGAAAGAATCGTCGTCCCCATGCCCGTCGCATGGTAGCGGTGGAAATACTCCGCATCCTTGGCCTGCATGGTGATGTAGTCGATGGTGAAATTGCCAACATAGCATCCAACATTGGCCCCGTCGATGTCCTCCAGTGTAGCACCGGCACTCTCAAAGCACTCGTAGCAGACCTCCAATAGCTTCCGCTGCTGCGGATCCATGTAGGTTGCTTCCAGATTGTTGATCCCGAAGAAGCTGTTGTCGAACTGCCGGATGTCGTCCTGGATGAAGTAGCCACCCTTGGTATTCATGCTACCAGGGCGCTGGCCGTTGGGATGGTAGAAGCCCTCGATATTCCAGCGTGATGAAGGGACATCGCACTGTCCAGATTGCTGCTCGATGAGAAGTTTCCATAGGTCGTCCGGGTTCTTGATGCCACCGGGAAGACGGCAGCCTGAGTATAACATGTTAGTGACAGATTAGGGAAGGGTAAGGATTCAGATAACCTACCCATGCCAACAATAGCAATAGGCTCCGGCTGGGGAGCATTGTCACGGTCGACTCTTGCCAATAGCGGAGGAGTCGAGGCCTCACTGCTGCTAGAGAAGCTATCGTCTTGGAGATATGGTGCCATGATGACTGGATTGATCAAAAATTCCAATGATTGCTCTTGATTTCTATAGTTATTTCTAATAGATCTCCTGTCTCTCTGTCAGTATTTGCGGTATGAGTGGGTTAACTTATATCCCATCAAGCATTGGTAGATAGGGCCTGGTAGGAACCGAGCTATGCCCGCCGCTGTCAGCTCCGATGCACTGGATACTCTGGGTTAGTCCGGTATACTCCCAAGTCCGGCGGACTTTTTCAATCGGACACTGCGTTGTGGCTTTCCGATGTCCGGAGGAATCCTCATTAACCTCCGCAAGACACGCCCGTCCTGATAGACTGGCAAGTGCATTGCATCTATATCATTTCAATCTATCAGACAGACAGCAGAGGAACTGAAGTCTTGCCCGCCTACTTCGAGCATCGTCATTTACCAGAAGAAATGGGCCAGCAAAAGTTTGCACTAATTACTGGgtaaatatcttatatcCCTCGAGGCGAAcaagagaagaggctgaaCCGTGATATAGGGCTGGAAATGGTGGAATCGGACACGCTCTTGCACTCGAACTCCTAGAGAAAGGCAAATACCTCTTCCAGCCTGTTGTGCTCTTCTTGCTCTGAATTCTCTGACCTCGTTGCTCAGACATCCAAGTCATCGCAACTCTGCTTCCCCATGAGAACGCAGACCATCTGCTCTGCAAAGACATCCACGTCACCCGCACAGACGTAACAAGCAACGAGAGTGTATCCAGCCTCAAGGAAACAGTTGAAAAGATCACTGGAGGCAAATTGGATATTCTCATAAACAATGCGTTTGTCTCCCAGCGCACCCCGCCTCCTCTCAGATACACAGCTAACAAGCAGACTATCATATAGTGGAATATGTATGTATTTACTATGTTGAATCATGCACGCTCTGCTCACTCTCCAGGTTATACCATGCCAGCAACAgacaccaacgccaacgaggccgagaagatgTTCAGAGTGAACGTCTTCGGCCCAATGCGAGTCGTCCACTACTTACACCCCCTGCTAATCGAGGCCAAAGCAGTCATCGTCAACATTGGATCCATTGGAGGCGTATGTCCTTATGTATATGGAGCATCGTATAATGCGAGCAAAGCGGCACTCCATCATTACGGGAACACCCTGCGAGTTGAAATGCGGCCGTTTGGGTATGGTCCGGTCCTTTGATATGAATATGTCTATTGCCCTGACGAAAGTAACTGACGGAGCAGTGCCCGAGTTGTGAATGTTATCTCGGGCGAAGTGAGCACGAATATCTTGAAAAGTGATCAGGGGAGGTCTCTGCCATCTAGT encodes:
- a CDS encoding type I polyketide synthase (COG:I;~EggNog:ENOG410PJ2Y;~InterPro:IPR016036,IPR016035,IPR016039,IPR018201, IPR042104,IPR014030,IPR011032,IPR013968,IPR001227, IPR032821,IPR014031,IPR014043,IPR020806,IPR020807, IPR020843,IPR020841,IPR009081,IPR013149,IPR036736, IPR036291;~PFAM:PF16197,PF08659,PF00550,PF02801,PF00698, PF13602,PF14765,PF00107,PF00106,PF00109;~SMCOG1093:Beta-ketoacyl synthase;~antiSMASH:Cluster_1.4;~go_function: GO:0004315 - 3-oxoacyl-[acyl-carrier-protein] synthase activity [Evidence IEA];~go_function: GO:0016491 - oxidoreductase activity [Evidence IEA];~go_function: GO:0016740 - transferase activity [Evidence IEA];~go_function: GO:0016746 - transferase activity, transferring acyl groups [Evidence IEA];~go_function: GO:0031177 - phosphopantetheine binding [Evidence IEA];~go_process: GO:0006633 - fatty acid biosynthetic process [Evidence IEA];~go_process: GO:0055114 - oxidation-reduction process [Evidence IEA]), giving the protein MAPYLQDDSFSSSSEASTPPLLARVDRDNAPQPEPIAIVGMGCRLPGGIKNPDDLWKLLIEQQSGQCDVPSSRWNIEGFYHPNGQRPGSMNTKGGYFIQDDIRQFDNSFFGINNLEATYMDPQQRKLLEVCYECFESAGATLEDIDGANVGCYVGNFTIDYITMQAKDAEYFHRYHATGMGTTILSNRISHVFNLTGPSVVLDTACSSSLYAIHMACAAIDAGECDAAIAAGANLIQSPEQHLGTMKAGVLSGTSTCHTFDTSADGYGRADGIGALYLKKLSKALEDNDPIRGVIRGSAVNANGRTNGITLPSSDGQEAVIRKAYAKAGLEHRFHETNYVECHGTGTAVGDPIELEAVSRVFKKRPVHSPLYVGSVKTNLGHSEAASGFSSVFKVLMAMEKGTIPPTIGVQKLNPKIKTDDWRVKIVTNSMDWPITGPNLLVPRPVVRAGVNSFGYGGANSHLILESVDSFAPERLGLSSMALSEMKSTFILPVSANSWSSLEGQIRSLSLLDAEHVNAVDLAYTLGTRRSKLPCRGYALIGQAGLSTMSLEDFTTGEQKPSTKLPFAFVFTGQGAQWAQMGKELIQEIPSFRKSLVELDNVLQKLPHAPSWSLRQALLDPKETSQINHVTRSQPLCTAIQIAFVDLLRKWGIEAEGVIGHSSGEIAAAYAAGVLTAAEAIIVAYYRGYVVGHSSALAHRKGGMVAAGVDRDTADRGIEALGLTESIRVACVNSPENVTISGDIEGIDKILAYLQSKGVFARKLNTNDRAYHSHHMALIGEDYEELLRDNLPTHYLQKYRKTRWISSVTGQAVTGKVQPSYWRTNLESPVLFSEAVEGLMHGSKYHLIELGPHSALELPIKQTMSTRGIKPGSFNYSAALTRNKNGLTCLLNLVGDLFLHGHSIDFAQVNYVESPITALAVHDSKYPSHQQGNVIPNLPPYAWSYDTLLWSECRASTEFRQRKHPHHDLLGSQRPGGDGVQTIWRNFLKVEDVPWLVDHKLNETVVFPGAGYIAMGIEAICQVSGRNVSDAALGVGLRQFRILKALVLSTDSNAAGVEIFTTLKRMALSAATSSKTWWEFEVTSYQDGMSTAHATGKIRITEDKEKDLVKPDIIPTETKTEFEALAIRNWYGQFTKVGLNYGPQFAALEEIRTPRGKVGRYSLSKTQLLQGGGAGKAAQSRYLVHPITIDVMLQAGIIASTSGTIKDLRAHVPVSIEEASFRAPSCASHEPYHIDATAKKIGFSAYMLNACLYDRDERPCVSLENVRVTGYQGAAQASDEEMREPMLRVLWKPDVTTMTSDGLTQYLSSFESTGAQMAAVVDIISHKSPRLRILDMTGSDELTVGFLDVLHEGTAFKRYRAYFKSHIADDGELFLKAVHSKPANDGDNLTKFNNKDKFDLVIVGNNFSEWSPRLTQILEENGTILRIASTPSNLLDEYTTLRTATQTGFNLEIITPNDKEKPEITHDDILIVENADNSPLGTALAQYLSHIFNRPVRRALLGELSEGTITPKTLVISAIELNRPVLASLTAEEMVSIKHITDNALNLLWLTAGDALNGTRPDFALMSGLSRALMLEQPSLHITMLDLDITLPTPQTLKSIAAVLRQSLDSAVPDCEYVLKNGVLHISRMLPEENMNQTFREKQDEIPRLIPLKDASPAKLSIGSVGQFDTLTFRQETTDESPLAPGTVEIEVKSVGLNAKDFYALAGKVNTQDAACKLECSGIVTKVASSGIQHLSVGDRIVAMGPGHFSTHERIPEWACQKLLDTEDLDVVATLPLVFSTAIYALRHRANIQSGESVLIHSAAGGLGIAAIQIAQLAGAEIYATVSTDEKRAYLIETFGVKRERIFNSRSSSFLGDILAVTGGRGVDVVLNSLTGDLLHDSWRACAPWGRFVEVGKQDIVDAGNLDMEVFQRNVTFTAFDLSELSDEIQPRLNRVAASLLAETMSLYREGKIKSIQPLKVFDVSEITQAYRYFGLGNRMGKVAISLRNGESLVPTLSRKYTSAFSPDKSYLMVGCLGGLGRSISKWMAKQGARKFVFIGRSGTDKEPARLLVEDLQSSGAEVVVVRGDVGVYADVQAAVSATKGPIGGIIQAAMGLNEALWTRMPVEYWHTGIDPKLIGSWNLYNALEDRAGDLDFFLMTSSVSGSVGTATEGNYCAANYFLDVFARFLRSKGLPGISIGLGMISEVGYLHENPEIEALLLRKGIQAINEDELLQIIDISLASSWSSKKPYDYDRMASCHVLTGLEPLGLKRLQKAGFSGSNPTLNDPRAAVLASVLDSDADQALKGNGGSDMPSDIEAVTAMIVQRFSNLVLQQVDKIDPARALSKFGMDSMLAAEFRTWFYQAFKVDVPFLTLLAESTTLTALGELVMDQMGR
- a CDS encoding uncharacterized protein (COG:S;~EggNog:ENOG410PKR3;~antiSMASH:Cluster_1.4), which translates into the protein MGINYSTALPQTKPLPSMSATSLSSTVVPVSASTSNIFSSTVPAIKATTSTSSTAAPSSTVIETRGSSALAADILVIARDSTEANVASSGLNAYGIPFTTLLVPQEGVQLPDLDSAAGGKFAGVVISGEVSYDYGNGTWASALAPSQWYQLYAYQLKYGARLVEYDVSPGEKFGTKAVTGGCCKEGIEQLVSFSDTSDFPTAGLRTGAGVSTKELWHYPAEIVNSTTTKAIAKFASNQVIKNETAAAVINNFNGRQQMAFFISLDPTWNPTSAYLQHAWITWITRGLYAGYRRVNLNTQIDDMFLSTRIYKSERNFRLTPADLDGITSWLPAVRSRLNPGSTYFVEVGHNGNGNIEAASGQLGSHRCSGGPIQITAPAATPPEFKKPLGTASNLWPETPNSFNWSDACMDADELLQWWKKNLNEYAHISHTFTHLSQDNVSYSDVSKEITFNQAWLSRVGISSATRYTSNGIIPPAITGLHNGDALQAWSDNGITNCVGDNSRPVLRNQQNPMWPYFSSVSADGFNGMQVNPRWATRIYFDCDSPECTFQQWADVFSGTGDFNNLLEAEKESAIVNLLGLYHDSYMFHQANLRNANSASITVGSSTGRYSIFQAWVETVVQELSRLVTWPIVSTTHQQISDSFLQRYSRDQCKYTLTYEVSGGHITGITVTAKDNQCSAAIPVTSPVELDRHNFATEQLGSDPLTVWVELKGDPVSLALASPIPL